DNA sequence from the Pogoniulus pusillus isolate bPogPus1 chromosome 7, bPogPus1.pri, whole genome shotgun sequence genome:
GTGATGGTGTAGCCCTGCAAGGTGCAGGGTGTTGTGTGGTGGCGTGCAAAGAGCAGGGCGTTGTGTGGTGGCGTGCAAAGAGCAGGGCATTGTGTGCCACCGTGTGAGGTGTgtttctgccctccagcccggGTAGGCTCATGGCTCCAAACCGGGACAGAATTGTGTGACGCTGCGAGAAGTGCGGAGTGCTGTATGATGGTGTAGCTGTGAAGGAGCAGGGCGTTGTGTGTCACCGTGTGAGGTGCAGGGGTTTGTGTGACGCTGTGGCTGTGTGATGCGGAACAGTGTGACTGCGGTGGTAGcaccaccagtgctggctgcctcaAACCTGGCCCCCTGCCCGGCCTCTCTGGCTTCCCCCGTCCCTCCTGCCCGGCCTCGTTGCGGCCGGGCCTAACGAGAAGCAGATGTGCAGGCAGCTGCGGTGGCGGGGGCCGGCGGGGGCTGCGGTGCCCAGCAGAGGTCGGGATGCGCCGGGGGCTGCGACGAGGAGGAAACAGGGGGCCCCTGGGACCCCGGCATCGTAGTTGTCGTCGGTGGGCAGCACCGGGGCGGCTCTGGAGGCGAGGGGCTGGCCGAGGCGCGGCCAAGGGGAGGGCAGAACCGCCGTGCCGAGCTGAGTTGAGCCGAGCCGTGCTCGGCGGCACAGAGCCAGGAGGGACGGACGGAGCCGCGACGGGACGCGCCATGCGCTCCTGAGCTGGGCCGTGACCGCCGAGCCACGCCGTGCCACGCTGAGCTGTGTCGTGCTGTGCCAAGCCGAGCCGCGCCACGCTGCGCCGAGCTGTCCGCTCAGCATGGCCCCCTGGCTCTGGCCGTGCCTCCTGGCCGCCCAGGCCCTGGCCGTCAACTTTCCCTCCAGGTACAGCCTCTACACCAGGGGGGCCACCTCGCTTGGTGCCGGTCAGGCTGCAGCCCCGCAGGGCCCCGCCGCGGCCCACGGTGGTGCCCGAGTCGCCAGCCAGCACAGGTAGGAGCTGTGACCGCCGGGACATGCCGGGAGGGGACACAGGCAGCTGGGAAGCGCTGCCACCTCCCGCTTTCGGGGGGGTAGGGGTCAGCCCTCCGCTCTGGTGCCCCTGGGACTGGCCAGGTACCAACACGTGCAACAGCCAGCTTGGAGCGTGCGGCAGGGCGCAGCGGGTCCCATCCCTGTCGAGTGTTGCCATGCCGAATGCTGGGGGcttccccccacctcctggcggccgcccctgccctgccctcaccCACTGTCCCCGACACAGGCAGCTGGTGGGCGTGGGCAGGGGGTGCACGTGGAAGACACGGCACGGGGGGGGGGTCTGCAAGGAGCTGAGGGCGTGTGCAGGAGTCGGACCCGGGGCCCACAGATGCAGATGGGAGACCCAGGTGTGGGGGTGTCCTGTgaactgcagtgctggggtgccAGAGATCCTGTATCTGGTCCTGCCTCGGCATCCACATGCTCGTGccgcctgggacaggacaaggggcgcAGACCCACCCTTTCCTCATCTCTGCCTGTGCCGTGCTGGGGGCTGACAACAGGTTCTGtggagctgcctggagaagggcacccccagcccagccccagggtgGGGCACGGAGTCGGCAGAGAGTTTACCTGCTTTGGGGGCGTACCGGGGTTTCCCCGCAGACTGGGGTGCACAGCGGCCCCTCCCAGCGCTCCAGGGGACACAGGGCTGTCCCCATGCCCTGCCCTTTCAGGAGAGTTCCTGTCTCATTCCACGTCCCGCATCCCCGTTTCCATCCCATCTCTGGGAGTGGGGCATCCTCAGTCCCGCGTGCTGGGGCTCTAGGGCAGCCTGGGGAGTCCCAGAGAATCGCTGGTGTGGGACTGATGGGGTACGGTGAGGCcgggaaggggaaggaatggGAAGGGGGAGGCGAGGGGGGGCCGTTGGTCGGCTCAGGAATTCCCGGCGGCCCCCGGGGAGGAGCTGGAATCCAGCCGGGGCTGAGGGGAACCAGCCGGGCTGACGGGAACCGGCCGCGGCTCCGAGCCTCACCGCAGCCCAGCAACCGCCAGGGGGGCCGGGGCCGGTCCCAGGGGGGCTGCCCGGGAGCTGCTTGCCGCGGCGCTGCTCGGGGGCTGGGTACGGGGCTGAGCAGCGGGCTCGGACCATATAAGGCTCTGCCGGGGTCCCGGCAGCCtgtagggctgggctggggtccCACATCATGGAACTGGAGTCCCtcgcagcctgtgcagctgggcagggaggaaagGGCTCTGGCCTGGGGCAGGATCCGGCCCATTAAACCGCAGCTCTGGGCCGTGACGGCTGCTACTGGTGGGGCCGGCTGGGCGAGTGTGGGGGCAGGTAGGAGGGCTGGTGTGTGCCGGGGGATGCCTAGGGCAGGGGATGCTGGGTGAATACCGGGACCATGTCTGTTGTGTGCCAAGGGATGCCAGGTTGTAAACCAAGAAGATGCCCTGTGTGTGCCTGGTGCTTGTCAAGATGATGCTCAGTGTGTGACAGGGGATGCCCACTCTGTGCTGGAATGATGCTGAGTGTGCTCATGTGGTGCCTGATGTGTACCAGGAGATGCCTAGGAGGGTGATGGTGCCTGATGTGTGCTGGGGGATGTTCGGTGTCTGCAAGGGCAATAATGAGTGCATACTGGGAGGTGCCTGGGAAGGAGATGATGCTGGCTGTGTGCCAGGATGATGCCCAGTCCAAGACAGGGAGTGGCTACTGCGTGCCAACTAGGCATCCTGACCCTTTTTTGCAGGAACTGGTGTGCCTATGTAGTGACACGGAGTGTGAGCTGCGTGGTGGAGGATGGTGTGGAGAGCTTTGTCAAGCCAGATTACCAGCCCTGTGCCTGGGGGCAGCTTCAGTGCCCTCGCGTCCTGGCGTGAGTAGGGATGGGCTGGGGtactctgagggctgggggagcttgcaCACAGCCGGCTCTGGCCATGGTCCCATCTCCTCCACTGCTGGTGTTTATCCACTCCGGGGTCGTGTTTACTTTTTCACAAGAGCCGGATGGCCTCGAGCAGTGCCGGaggggcgggggtgggggcgaTCAGCCATTGCCACTGCCTAGCTGGCAGTCTCTGCCCAGGCACATGCCAGGCTCCCCCAACACACCTAGTAcactctgtgcccacagcaaaTCTCTCCATGCCAGTGGCTCGCTAGCTGGTGATAACGTTGGGAGGCCAGGCAGTAGCAGCCCCCCCAGCTGCTGATGGTTGAACAAGAGGCCAGGCACAGTTTGGGGCCTGGCTCTGCCAGACCATGACCAGACCACAGCTCGTGTTTGGTTTTTCTCCTGGGTGCCCAACTCTGACCTGCTGCCTGATGCTTTTGCAAGCACCTGGAGTTGGTGACGCTTGCACAGCCTGAGAGTGAggacctgcaggcagagagtatgagcagggagctgagtgTGGGCAGCGAGCTTGTTCTGGAGAGGGGGCTGGGCACAAGCAGGGAATTGATTGCAGGTAGGGAACTGGCTGCAGCCGGGGAACTGAGAGTGAGCAGAGGGCTCAGTGTGGGcaaggctctgtcacccccacccctgctgccCTGTGATCAGGCCTGATCCCCACACCTGgaacttccacccagtgccccagccaggggcTCTCTTGTTTCCCCTCACTGTGCCAccatctcctgtgcctgcaggtacCGCACCTTCCTGCGGCCCCGCTACAGGGTGTCACAGCGGACGGTGTCAGAGCTGGCCTGGCGCTGCTGCCAGGGCTACTCGGGTGAGGACTGCACCGAGGGGCCAGcaccagcacctccccagcccacCAACCTCCCCCGGCCTCAGCCTGGCCGCCCTacgctctctggctttggcaaCCCCCTCAGTGGCCTGGGGGGCGAAGGTAATGTCAGGTAACAAGACAGGGAACACACAGTGGTGGGGTGCCCTCAGTGTGACTGTGGCCTGTCGGTGCGGTGGCAGGTGGTGGCGATGCCGAGAAGGTGCGGCGGCTGGAGGAGCAGGTGCGGCGGCTAAGCGAGCAGGTGGAGGAGCTgcgtgctgggcagcagctgctgccggaGCACCCGCACCGGGCGCCGGCCGGTGGCTTAGAGGGTGAGCAACCGGCTGACGCAGCCGCCCCAGCCGAGGTGCGGGAGGCTCTGAGCCACGTTCAGCGGCggttggaggagctggagaccCGCCTGGGACGTCAGGAGAGCGGCCGGGAGGGCCCGGTAATGCCATCGGGCCCGGCACTGCGGGAGCTGGAGCGACGACTGCAGGAGACCTGCGCTGCATGTACGGCTGGCACTGAGGGGCTGCGGCGGCAGGCGGCCGAGGACAGGGAGCGCATGCGGGCGCTGGAGAAGCTGGTGGGCTCGGTGGACCAGCGCAACCGGGATGCGGTGGAGACGGTGCAGCGGCACAtcagcagcctgagcagccgCCTGGCCCCCGCTGCCCCACCGCCGCTGGACGCTGAGCTGCACCGGCGGTTATCCGAGCTGGAGCGACGTATTGAGGCGCTGCCTGCGGCAGCGTCGGGGCCCGGTGGGCAGGGCCCGGTGCTGGCTCGGCGACTGGCAGAGCTTGAGGGGCGGCTGAATGCCTCTCGGGCCGGCCCGTGGCTCCTGGAGCCAGAGAGTCGGCGTAGTGGGATGCCAGCGCACTTGGCCAACCTGAGCCgggtggtggaggggctggtgGCCAGCGGGGCCAAACACAGTGCCCGCCTGGACGAACTGGAGGGGTTGTTGGCTCGCTgcggccagccctgcccagccccgcaAGATCCCTTGACTGGGCAGCTTGGTCCCCTCttacagcagctggagcagcggctgcaggacactgaggggcagcTTCGAGACCTGGGGGCTGGTGGGGATGGGGTGGCCGGGACCCTTGGAGGACTgcgggagctgctgggggcacagggggAGGCCTTGGGGCGGCTGGAGGGGCAGCTGCAAGTAGAGAGgtctctggcagaggagctggcacagctgcgcaaCCGGACAGGGCAACTGGAGGCCAAGCTGGGGGGGTCAAGTGGTGACCTCTGCCCCCAGTCCTGCACCCCGCTGTCaccccaggagctggagcagctgcggGCTGAAGTGGATGCCTGCACTGCCGCATGCCATTcgccccagcctggccttgctgAGCCGGAACTTGAGTCTGAGCCTCCACTTGATGGGTTCAGCACCTTCGGGGGCACCTCATCCttggagctgcaggggctgcggGGTGAActgtcagctgctctgctcgCCTTTGCCAGGCTGAATGCCACGGTGCAGAGTCTGGAAGATGCCCTGGACGAGCAGGACACTCGGCAGCGGCATCTGGACAGCATCATTGACCGCATCGTGGCCGAGCTGGAcacagcggcggcggcagcggcagagCGGCAGGCTGAGAGCGAGGAGCggctggaggggctggtgcGGGAGCTGGTGCGACAAGCCGGAGGCTGCCCGGCTGGCCTAGAGCCACGGCTGGCCAAGCTGGAGGGAGTCTgtgagcagctggaggctgtgtctgACGGGCTGCGGGGTGTCCGCGATGGGCTGAGCCGGCATGTGGCCGGGCTGTGGGGTGCGGTGCGGGAGCTGAACAGCACAGCTCACACCAATGCTGCCGTGATGGACAAGGTGCTGGACGCCCAGCTCCCACGCCGGGTTGGGGCCCTCAATGCTAGCCTGCAGCATCTGCGTGAGGAGCTCCTGCGCCTGGGCCAAGCAGACTTCACCGGTGTGTGGGGACATGAGGACTTGGGGACATGGGGCATCCAAAGGGGGCTAGAGGTGCTTGGGGACAATGGTGGAGGCATGCAAGATGGGGACACACAGAAACAGGGCATcacaggggctgctggggggagTGGGGCTGGGGGAACAGTACTTGGGGACAATGGTGGAGACATGAGAATGTGGGGACACGTAGGCATGGGGCATCAAGACAGAGCTGagtggcacagggctgcaggtAGGGTGCTTAGGCACAATGGCAAAGCTGTGGGGGTATGAGGACGTGGGTGACCACAGAGTAAGGAACTGGGATGTGGGGACATGGGGAACCAAATCATGAGGACATGGGGTCTCAAGGCATGGGGATGTAGGGACAAGGCATGGGAatgtggagctgggggggggaagcactgtttggctggagcagctctaacCCCATCCTCCTTGCAGGcccccctggccctgctggcccccAGGGTGAGGTGGGCCCCCGTGGCCCTGCTGGGCCACCTGGGAAGGATGGAGAACAAGGCCCCATGGGCCCCCCAGGTAAGGCACAGTCCCCTGAGCCCAAATCCCCACAGTGGGGCAACACTGGCGTGGATGGACCCtctgccctgggggtgttgcctgatgccagctctgcagccctgttcCTCCCTTTCTATTCtagggctgcctggagagagaGGTAGGACTGGGGAGCTTGGGGAAGGGGCATGAGAGAATAGGGGGTGGGCTTGGGTGGCTGAAGGGTATGGGGGAGGCTGAGGCATTGGAGTGTGAGGGATGAAAGGGCCTGGAGTGCTTATGGCTTTGGGGTGAAGGTCTGAGTGTTTACagtggcagctgggggtgtgtatgCTGAGGCAAGGGGAATGGGGTTAAGGGCAAGGGGCATGAACATGGCAATGGGGTTGGTATGGGGTGGGGAGGCCAGGGGCTGtagctgctgggctgtgggtaCTGGTGGGGAGCAAAGGATACTAGGATGGGGTGCTTTATCCTGACATGGTGCCCAGGCGAGGTGGGAGAGCCGGGCTCTGTGCCCCGCATCGCCTTCTCGGCTGCCCTGAGCACCCAGCGCACGGAACCAGGCACCATCGCCTTTGACCAAGTCCTGCTCAATGATGGTGGAGCCTATGACCCTGAGACCGGTGAGCATCGGCAGCGTGGCCATGGGGGAAGTGGGGCAGGGCAGAAAGGACTGGGGGTTGTAATGGGGCTGTAGGGTGGGATGGGGCTGCACTTGGGGTTGCAGTGGGTTCTATGGGGCTGACAGAGGCTGCAGTAGGGGCTGTGGGTCAGGGTGGGGGCTGGCAGTGGGAGCTAGGGTGGATCGGGGCTGCATGGTCATGGATGAAGCCTGACCCTGGAGCGTGATGAAGGCTAATGGGACGGGAACTCTTCAGTGGGTGCTGTTCACTACGTTGCAGCGAGGGGAGCCCGGGGGTTGCAGAGCCTGTTCAGGGTTGCCCTGGGGGTCCCTGAGGCTTGGGCTGGGCCCTGACACCTGCACCCCCTACAGGCATATTCACGGTGCCGGTGACCGGGCGGTACCTGGTGAGCGCGGTGCTGACGGGGCACAAAGGCGAgaagctggaggctgtgctgtCGCGCTCCAACCAGGGCATTGCCCGCCTGGACTCAGCCGGTTTTCAGCCCgaggggctggagaaggagcCAGTGGCGGCCATGGGGCCCAGCCCCGGTGCCCTCGGTGTCTTCAGTCTCCTGCTGCCGCTGGCTGCCGGCGAGACCCTCTGTGTGGACCTGGTGTCGGGGCGCCTGGCCCACGCACCTGACGAGCCCCTCACTGTCTTCAGTGGGGCTCTGCTCTATGACACTGACGAGCCCTAGAGCTGCTGGACCCCCCCCCGGGGACCCTCCAACCCCGGCACCCTGCCAGGGGGGAACAGCTGGGCCAGGGGGCCCCCACACCCCGGTGGGGCCTCCCACCCTAACCCTGTTATTTATCAGCATCCTTTATCCCTTGCTCCCCCGATGCCAGGCACCCCTGCCCCACACTGCCTACCCTGGTACCCCCACGCCACCCCTGGCTCCCCACTGCCCCCCACCAAATAAAGATGCGGCACCGGGTTTTGTACCCACGTCTCCGGCTCCTCCCTGCGCCCGGGGACAGCTCCACGATTTATTGCCGTGAGACAGCCCCAGACCTCACCCCGGAGGGCGAGAGaccacagcacagcccccagcaccgGCCCGCGGGGGACAGGGCGCAGCCAAGGAGTCCTACTGTGGACACAGGGGTCCTGCTGCCATCAGAAATCCTCATCCCAGCCTGAGAACTCATCGTCCACTGGCGTCAAGTCCACCGAGTAACGCTTGAAGTTGACGTAGGGGGGTCCCTGATGGGGACAGGGTCAGAGCTGGCTCCTCCtacaccccctcccccaaacCCTCTGACCCCCCACCTCACCTCCTTGATGAGCCGCAGGGTGGGTGCCTCCAGCTGCCCCAGCGAGAGCTTCCTCCACTTCAGGGCACCGAaccacctgggaaagggaggctgcaggaggggtcGAGCGGACAGCAGGGCCTCCCCCTCTCCCACCTTCCCCTCACCTGTGCTTCTTGATGCCGCGGATGCCGCTGGCCGTGTTCCCTAAGCGCTGTCCCGGGCGACGCCTGCACGGGATGGACGGGCCAGGGGTTGGGGGCAGCACTGCAATGCACCCAGCGCCCCCCATAATGCACCGagatgtgcccaggtgacctttATCGTACAAACTGGAGTGTAACAGTCCACCCAGGGCACCCCCCACCACCACTGGGGTGCAACGATGTCCTTGGGGGCAGCCTGCCATGCAGACTGGGCTGCAACAAAGTACCCAGGGACACCCCGCGGGCCCCCATGCACACTGATATGTAACCGTGCACCCAGGGCACTCAAATGCCTCCTGTGGTGCCTTGATGCTGCCCAGGGTACCCATTGCACCCAGCCACACTGTGCCCACCGCTTGGCACCTGCAGAGCTTGCTGatgagggagcaggcagcctcgccaaggaaggctgggaaggagaaTACTCCGTCCAAGATGCGGCTGTAGATCTGCTGGGGGTCAGCACTGTGGAAGGGAGGCCTGCAGGGTGCGAGGACAGGTGGGCTCTCGCCGGGGAGATGTGTGCAGGGGTGAGGTCTTGGCCAGCCCTAGTGTCCCCTGCCCACTCACCTGCCTACCAGCAACTCGAAGGCGAGCACGCCCAGTGTCCAGAAGTCAACAGCAAAGTCATGGCCCTCCTGGCGCAGGATCTCGGGCGCCAGGTACTCGGGGGTTCCGCAGAAGGAGAAGGTCTTCTCCCCCCGCCCCAGCTCCTTAGCAAAGCCGAAGTCTACCTGTGGGCACCatcagccagcacagcccctcCAGTACCCGCTGTCCCCTCCACAGGCACCCCCCCTGACACCTGCCCCAGTACCAGCTTGACATAGCCACGCTGGTCCAGCATGAGGTTCTCAGGCTTCAGGTCACGGTAGACAATGCCGTGGCTGTGCAGGTACTCCAGGGCCTCGACCACGCAGGCGCAACAGAACACTGCCAGTGGCTCCTCGAAGCACCGCCTGCGTGGCAGGGAACAGCAATTGCCTGGCACAAGTATGGCCTGGCACAGCACGGCATGGCCTGGTACCACCACCCTGGCTACATACATCTCACGCAGCTTGGTCCACAGTTCTCCACCCTGGCAGAACTCCAGCAGCAGATAGACATACTGCCTGTCCCGGAACGTGCCGAAAAGCCTGCTGGTGATGAGGGGTTGGCAGGGCCTTGGCACGGCTGGTGGCTGCCCTGCCCGATGCCCTCCAGAGTCCCCTGCTCACCTCACAACAAAGGGGCTGTGGCAGCCTGCCAGCACTCGCTGCTCAGTCCGCacatgctcctgctgctgcttccgcACCACCCAGTCCTTGCGGATCCGCTTCAGTGCAAAGAGCTGCTCCCGGCACTGCACCTAGGTGTGGGAAGCCGTGGGCACTGAAATGGGCACCATGATGGACACTGGGATGGGTACTGAgatgggcactggaatgggcaccATGATGGACACTGGGATGGGTACCGAgatgggcactggaatgggcaccATGTTGGGCACTGGGGCAGGCACCAGAAtaggcactgcagcaggcacagaccACTGGAATGGGCACCAGGAGGGGCACTGTCATTCACGGCATGATGAATGCCAGGAGATGGAAGTGTGGGTGTGGCATCTTCTTCTCACCAGATCAACGCGTCCGAAGCCGCCAGTGCCCAGGACAACGCACTGGCCCTGTCGCTGCCCCTCCTGATAGCGCACGGcaaccagctcctccagccgcAGGGGCACAGCTGGTGTCTGCCACGGGCTCGAGGAACCACGGCCCCTGCAGGGGGAGACCGCGGCCCTGCAGCGCCGGCACTGGGGCACTGCTGACTCTCAGCCTGGGCAAAGCCTGAGACTCCCCTACTGGTCCCCAGGGACAGTGTTGGGTTGGACCTTGAGGACCGCCATCCCATCCTCATCTCcattccttcccttcccatcccatcccatccgtATCCCCTTCCTTATCCTCATCCCTATTCCCAACCGCATTGCCATCCCATGCTCTATGCCCATTCTCCTCCCCACACTGACCTTTCAGGATCTTCTGGGGCTGGTGCTTCTGCTTCTGGGGCTGGTGCTTCTGCTTCAGGCGTGTTTCTAGGGTGAGAAAGAGGTAGAGGGAAGGTGGAGGCAGTGGGGCAGCTCCCGCTCACCCTCAGGCACCCCCACAACAATGCAGCCCCACAGCTTCCCACAACCCCCCGGGGTGGGCGCAGGGTGAGGGGATCAGTGGCAACCCAGACCTAAGGGTGGGACCAGGAGCCAGTTGGTCCACGGTGGGGACACATACACAAGGTGTCCCCTACTCTATGGTCCCCAACCCAGATCCTTCAGGCCACAGCTACCCGTGTGGCCTCTGGCCCTCTGCCCAGGACTCCAGTGCCCCACCAGAGCAGCATCCCTCCCAACTCCCCAAGGGTTccccctggggctgggggacTCTGCAGAGAGCCCTGATGGGTTAGGAGTCCCAGGAGGACTGGCAACACTCACGGCTCTGCAGGATGGGAAGGGCAATAGGGGCTGATCTCCAAGAAGTCactgtggggcagaggaggagttAGGGGGATAGGGGTGTCTGGTAGGGACAGGCCAGGGGGATAACATGGGGACACCCACTCCTTGGCCATGGTGACACAGGTGACATGTCCCTGGGCCTGGCACGATGCTGTCCGGGGGCTGTTCCTGCACAGAGGGGGTCACAGGGGCTGTCACTGCAGGAACCTCCTGCCGCAGGCACCAGCTCTCTGTCCAGAGCAAGCCTAGTCTGGCCAATGCCACGGAAGCCAAGTGGCCAGGACTGGGCTGGTGGTCCAGGAAGGCAAATGGGGCacggggcaggaggggagcagaTGGGGACAAACCGCAGTAGGGAGAGCTC
Encoded proteins:
- the EMILIN1 gene encoding EMILIN-1, translating into MAPWLWPCLLAAQALAVNFPSRYSLYTRGATSLGAGQAAAPQGPAAAHGGARVASQHRNWCAYVVTRSVSCVVEDGVESFVKPDYQPCAWGQLQCPRVLAYRTFLRPRYRVSQRTVSELAWRCCQGYSGEDCTEGPAPAPPQPTNLPRPQPGRPTLSGFGNPLSGLGGEGGGDAEKVRRLEEQVRRLSEQVEELRAGQQLLPEHPHRAPAGGLEGEQPADAAAPAEVREALSHVQRRLEELETRLGRQESGREGPVMPSGPALRELERRLQETCAACTAGTEGLRRQAAEDRERMRALEKLVGSVDQRNRDAVETVQRHISSLSSRLAPAAPPPLDAELHRRLSELERRIEALPAAASGPGGQGPVLARRLAELEGRLNASRAGPWLLEPESRRSGMPAHLANLSRVVEGLVASGAKHSARLDELEGLLARCGQPCPAPQDPLTGQLGPLLQQLEQRLQDTEGQLRDLGAGGDGVAGTLGGLRELLGAQGEALGRLEGQLQVERSLAEELAQLRNRTGQLEAKLGGSSGDLCPQSCTPLSPQELEQLRAEVDACTAACHSPQPGLAEPELESEPPLDGFSTFGGTSSLELQGLRGELSAALLAFARLNATVQSLEDALDEQDTRQRHLDSIIDRIVAELDTAAAAAAERQAESEERLEGLVRELVRQAGGCPAGLEPRLAKLEGVCEQLEAVSDGLRGVRDGLSRHVAGLWGAVRELNSTAHTNAAVMDKVLDAQLPRRVGALNASLQHLREELLRLGQADFTGPPGPAGPQGEVGPRGPAGPPGKDGEQGPMGPPGLPGERGEVGEPGSVPRIAFSAALSTQRTEPGTIAFDQVLLNDGGAYDPETGIFTVPVTGRYLVSAVLTGHKGEKLEAVLSRSNQGIARLDSAGFQPEGLEKEPVAAMGPSPGALGVFSLLLPLAAGETLCVDLVSGRLAHAPDEPLTVFSGALLYDTDEP
- the LOC135177199 gene encoding cGMP-dependent protein kinase 1-like encodes the protein MDKQLRELRLQEERAFLQSMAREEDTKQHPSWWDSRAPAILPEPLASDAALCVPSSPKSHRDLGLITEAVARNEFLQHLGESCPDVLAQSFVAVQHSPGDTVLAEGTEGTTMYIVAEGQLSVSQRGRRLRTLGPGDVFGELAILYNCKRTATVQALSPVRLWAITRQRYRAIATSNAKQRRAEILGSLRTVHWLQDLSDSHLCKLLDAMEECTFKPGHIIIHEGDEGENFYIILKGEVRVTQRVDGQEKLLRVLGAGQHFGELSLLRNSPRTASCQAQGHVTCVTMAKDDFLEISPYCPSHPAEPNTPEAEAPAPEAEAPAPEDPERGRGSSSPWQTPAVPLRLEELVAVRYQEGQRQGQCVVLGTGGFGRVDLVQCREQLFALKRIRKDWVVRKQQQEHVRTEQRVLAGCHSPFVVRLFGTFRDRQYVYLLLEFCQGGELWTKLREMRCFEEPLAVFCCACVVEALEYLHSHGIVYRDLKPENLMLDQRGYVKLVDFGFAKELGRGEKTFSFCGTPEYLAPEILRQEGHDFAVDFWTLGVLAFELLVGRPPFHSADPQQIYSRILDGVFSFPAFLGEAACSLISKLCRRRPGQRLGNTASGIRGIKKHRWFGALKWRKLSLGQLEAPTLRLIKEGPPYVNFKRYSVDLTPVDDEFSGWDEDF